In Dasypus novemcinctus isolate mDasNov1 chromosome 10, mDasNov1.1.hap2, whole genome shotgun sequence, one DNA window encodes the following:
- the OR2D3 gene encoding olfactory receptor 2D3, with translation MGEENKTFVTEFIFLGLSQDLQTQILLFILFLIIYLLTVLGNLLIIILIHLDSQLHTPMYFFLRNLSFADLCFSTSIVPQVLVHFLVKRKTISFFGCMTQIIVFLLVGCTECALLAVMSYDRYVAVCKPLHYSTIMTQQVCLQLAIGSWASGALVSLVDTTFTFHLPYWGHNIINHYFCEPPALLKLASADTYSTEMAIFAMGVVILLAPVSLILVSYWNIISTVIQMQSGEGRLKAFSTCGSHLIVVVFFYGSGIFTYMRPNSRMTKERDKMISVFYTVLTPMLNPIIYSLRNKDVKGALRKLAGKKSFSQRQ, from the coding sequence AtgggagaagaaaacaaaaccttTGTGACAGAATTTATCTTTCTGGGCCTTTCACAGGACTTGCAGACCCAGATCCTGCTATTTATCCTTTTTCTCATCATTTATCTACTGACTGTACTTGGAAACCTGCTCATCATCATTCTCATCCACTTAGATTCTCAACTTCATACCCCCATGTACTTTTTTCTTAGAAACCTCTCTTTTGCAGATCTATGCTTCTCTACTAGTATTGTCCCTCAAGTGTTGGTTCACTTCCTGGTAAAGAGGAAGACTATTTCCTTTTTTGGATGTATGACACagatcattgtttttcttctggtTGGGTGCACAGAGTGTGCCCTGCTGGCGGTGATGTCCTATGACAGGTATGTGGCTGTCTGCAAGCCCCTGCACTACTCCACCATCATGACCCAGCAGGTGTGTCTCCAATTGGCCATAGGGTCCTGGGCCAGTGGTGCACTAGTGTCTCTGGTGGACACCACCTTTACTTTTCATCTTCCCTACTGGGGACATAACATAATCAACCACTACTTTTGTGAACCTCCTGCCCTTTTGAAGCTGGCTTCAGCAGACACTTACAGCACAGAAATGGCCATCTTTGCAATGGGTGTAGTCATCCTCTTGGCTCCTGTCTCTTTGATCCTTGTCTCCTACTGGAACATCATCTCTACCGTCATCCAGATGCAATCAGGGGAGGGAAGGCTCAAAGCTTTTTCCACCTGTGGCTCCCATCTCATTGTTGTTGTCTTCTTCTATGGGTCAGGAATATTCACCTACATGAGGCCAAACTCCAGGATGACAAAGGAGAGGGATAAGATGATATCTGTGTTTTATACAGTGCTGACTCCAATGCTAAACCCCATAATTTATAGCCTAAGGAACAAGGATGTCAAAGGGGCTCTCAGGAAACTAGCTGGAAAAAAGTCCTTCTCTCAGAGGCAGTGA